The proteins below are encoded in one region of Manihot esculenta mitochondrion, complete genome:
- the rps1 gene encoding ribosomal protein S1, translating to MFLLDAGLGTPRICMQDELTGESENNRATRFENKVGSLGKSKIKVRAGARYNNNDVAWFFKNNAAAWFFKNNAAGKSKIKVHILERLFIDLVSGESMIKERAAARFNDLVGSTDVAAGELLLLPRRFRQIRAWMEVIKIWQTKKVKGIIIKKIKGGYSVAIAGFITFLPFRPLKRLPFRRKGKWKMEMRRLRKMEMQRQALSNGRFNIERYDPKWMNIVVSLPAEDQRRT from the coding sequence ATGTTCTTGTTGGATGCAGGACTTGGGACACCCAGAATTTGTATGCAAGATGAGCTTACAGGAGAGTCAGAAAATAACCGAGCCACCAGGTTTGAGAATAAAGTGGGATCCCTGGGTAAATCAAAGATCAAAGTGCGAGCAGGCGCCAGGTATAATAATAATGATGTCGCCTGGTTTTTTAAGAATAATGCTGCTGCCTGGTTTTTTAAGAATAATGCTGCCGGTAAATCAAAGATCAAAGTGCATATTTTGGAGAGATTATTCATCGATCTAGTGTCCGGTGAATCAATGATCAAAGAGCGAGCAGCCGCCAGGTTTAATGATTTGGTGGGATCCACAGATGTAGCGGCTGGTGAACTGCTTCTTCTTCCACGAAGATTCAGACAAATCCGAGCTTGGATGGAAGTGATAAAGATTTGGCAAACGAAAAAGGTCAAAGGCATTATTATTAAGAAAATCAAGGGAGGTTATTCAGTAGCCATCGCAGGTTTCATTACTTTTCTTCCATTCCGTCCTCTCAAAAGGCTTCCATTCCGCCGGAAAGGAAAATGGAAAATGGAAATGCGAAGGCTAAGGAAAATGGAAATGCAAAGGCAAGCGCTATCGAATGGTCGATTCAACATCGAGCGCTATGATCCCAAATGGATGAATATTGTGGTGTCGCTACCAGCGGAAGATCAAAGAAGAACTTGA
- the mttB gene encoding transport membrane protein, which produces MNYSYISYEFHFAPETILGEVRIRSVRILIGLGLTWFTRYWFPEELISPLAKPFLTLPLDSYFVCTQSTEASSTYVATSSIACSYFVFPLISHQIWCFLIPSCYGEQRTKYNRFLHLSGFRFSLFLFLTPPRVVPNVWHFPYFVGATSTNSLMIKLQPKIYDYIMLTVRISFIPSVCSQVPVIVIRLPEPRGLSVETFTNNRRFLMVFPLLTAALFTPPDIWCQIVARFLISLIIELAIFVASIVQVREEGWPCLA; this is translated from the coding sequence TTGAATTACTCATATATATCCTATGAATTTCATTTCGCACCGGAAACTATTCTAGGAGAAGTTCGAATCCGTTCCGTTCGGATATTGATCGGTCTTGGTTTGACATGGTTTACGCGTTACTGGTTTCCGGAAGAGTTAATATCTCCATTAGCTAAACCCTTTCTTACCCTGCCTTTGGACTCGTATTTTGTTTGTACACAATCAACGGAGGCCTCCTCGACATATGTTGCAACGTCTTCAATAGCATGCTCTTACTTCGTCTTTCCTTTAATAAGTCATCAAATTTGGTGCTTTTTGATCCCCAGTTGCTATGGGGAACAAAGGACGAAATACAATCGATTCCTCCATTTAAGTGGTTTTCGCTTCTCCTTGTTCCTGTTCCTAACTCCTCCCCGGGTAGTTCCCAATGTTTGGCACTTTCCATACTTCGTGGGTGCAACATCAACAAATTCGCTCATGATCAAGTTACAACCTAAGATCTATGACTATATTATGTTAACTGTTCGTATTTCGTTCATTCCATCGGTATGCTCCCAGGTACCTGTAATTGTGATCCGTTTGCCAGAACCGAGGGGTCTTTCTGTGGAAACCTTCACGAACAATCGTCGTTTTTTGATGGTTTTTCCGCTTCTCACAGCTGCTCTTTTCACACCTCCGGATATCTGGTGCCAAATCGTCGCCCGTTTCCTTATTTCTTTGATAATAGAGTTGGCTATCTTTGTGGCATCGATTGTACAAGTTCGTGAAGAGGGCTGGCCTTGTCTCGCTTAA
- the nad7 gene encoding NADH dehydrogenase subunit 7, whose amino-acid sequence MTTRNGQIKNFTSNFGPQHPAAHGVSRSVLEMNGEVVERAEPHIGLLHRGTEKLIEYKTYLQALPYSDRSDYVSTMAQEHAYSSAVERLLNCEVPLRAQYIRVLFREITRISNHSLALTTHAMDVGASTPFLWAFEEREKLLEFYERVSGARMHASFIRPGGVAQDLPLGLCRDIDSFTQQFASRIDELEEMSTGNRIWKQRLVDIGTVTAQQAKDWGFSGVMLRGPGVCWDLRKAAPYDVHDQLDPDVPVGTRGDRYDRYCIRIEEMRQSVRIIVQCPNKMPSGMIKADDRKLCPPSRCRMKLSMESSIHHFELYTEGFSVPASSTYTAVEAPKGEFGVFLVSNGSNRPYRRKIRAPGSAHSQGLDSMSKHHMPADVVTIIGTQDIVFGEVDR is encoded by the exons ATGACGACTAGGAACGGGCAAATCAAAAATTTCACTTCGAATTTCGGACCTCAACATCCTGCTGCTCATGGTGTTTCACGATCAGTATTGGAAATGAACGGAGAAGTGGTGGAACGTGCGGAACCACATATTGGATTACTCCA TAGAGGGACTGAGAAATTAATAGAGTACAAAACTTATCTTCAAGCTTTACCTTATTCTGATCGTTCAGA CTATGTTTCTACGATGGCCCAAGAACACGCTTATTCTTCAGCCGTAGAGAGACTTTTGAATTGCGAGGTACCATTACGAGCTCAATATATACGAGTGTTATTCCGTGAAATAACTCGAATTTCAAATCATTCACTTGCTTTAACTACTCATGCTATGGATGTGGGAGCATCAACTCCGTTCCTGTGGGCTTTTGAGGAGCGGGAGAAATTGTTGGAATTCTATGAAAGAGTCTCGGGAGCCAGGATGCATGCCAGTTTCATACGACCAGGTGGAGTGGCACAAGATCTGCCTCTTGGCTTATGTCGAGATATTGATTCCTTCACACAACAATTTGCTTCTCGTATCGACGAATTAGAAGAGATGTCAACCGGCAACCGTATCTGGAAACAACGATTAGTGGATATTGGTACTGTCACTGCACAGCAAGCAAAGGATTGGGGATTCAGTGGTGTAATGTTAAGAGGTC CAGGGGTATGCTGGGATTTGCGAAAAGCAGCACCTTACGATGTTCATGACCAATTGGATCCTGACGTACCAGTAGGTACCAGAGGAGATCGCTATGATCGTTACTGTATCCGTATCGAAGAGATGCGACAAAGTGTTCGGATCATTGTGCAATGTCCTAATAAAATGCCTAGTGGCATGATCAAAGCCGATGATCGTAAGCTATGTCCTCCATCACGATGTCGAATGAAACTATCCATGGAATC CTCAATTCACCATTTCGAACTTTATACAGAAGGTTTTTCCGTACCAGCTTCTTCTACCTATACCGCAGTTGAAGCTCCTAAAGGAGAATTTGGTGTCTTTCTGGTCAGTAATGGAAGCAATCGTCCCTACCGTCGTAAAATAAGAGCACCTGGCTCTGCCCATTCACAAGGACTCGATTCTATGTCCAAACATCACATGCCAGCAGATGTGGTCACCATCATAGGTACTCAAGATATTGTGTTTGGAGAGGTGGATAGATAG